From the Bacteroidia bacterium genome, one window contains:
- the ftsZ gene encoding cell division protein FtsZ — protein sequence MAILYDNSMDTRAKIRVVGVGGGGGNAIDDMIQRGIENVEFIAVNTDAQALDRNGSSFKIQAGRNLTRGLGAGADPSVGYRAVEEDKEEIAAALSGSDMVFVTAGMGGGTGTGGAPVVANISKGTGALVVGIVTKPFHFEGKRRMAQAEEGIEELRKHVDTLIVIPNQKLLSLVDKNTPVSEAFQLANEVLYNATRGIAEIIAVPGLVNVDFADVRTIMRDMGDALMGSGIASGENRAVEAAHNAISSPLLDGVSIGGAQGVLVNITGGANTSLVEIDEAVSIITEAAGEDANVIFGSVIDEALEDKLMVTVIATGFNKRNVGARRPAMPQSASRQPQQQTAMRIPTGITEIREYDEPAFVRKGLSLTTSDDDDASGQRIEKSNPDRPAFLRKIMD from the coding sequence ATGGCTATTCTGTATGACAACTCGATGGATACCCGGGCGAAGATCCGGGTCGTCGGCGTCGGCGGTGGCGGCGGTAACGCCATAGACGACATGATTCAGCGCGGTATCGAAAACGTGGAGTTCATTGCGGTGAATACCGACGCGCAAGCGCTGGACCGCAACGGATCCTCGTTTAAAATTCAGGCCGGCCGTAATCTGACGCGCGGCCTTGGCGCCGGAGCGGATCCCTCAGTCGGGTATCGCGCGGTGGAGGAGGACAAAGAGGAAATAGCCGCGGCACTGAGCGGATCCGACATGGTATTTGTGACCGCCGGCATGGGCGGCGGAACCGGTACGGGCGGAGCGCCGGTGGTGGCGAATATCTCCAAAGGCACCGGGGCACTTGTCGTCGGTATCGTGACCAAGCCCTTCCACTTCGAGGGCAAGCGCCGCATGGCACAGGCGGAAGAAGGGATCGAGGAACTGCGCAAGCACGTCGACACACTTATTGTCATACCGAATCAGAAGTTGCTTTCCCTCGTGGATAAAAACACGCCGGTATCCGAAGCCTTCCAGCTCGCCAATGAGGTGCTCTACAATGCCACACGCGGCATCGCCGAAATTATCGCCGTACCCGGTTTGGTCAATGTGGACTTTGCGGACGTCCGCACCATCATGCGCGACATGGGCGATGCGCTTATGGGCAGCGGCATCGCCTCCGGCGAGAACCGCGCCGTGGAAGCCGCGCACAACGCCATTTCCAGTCCGCTGCTCGACGGCGTCAGTATCGGCGGAGCGCAAGGCGTCCTGGTCAACATCACCGGCGGTGCCAACACGTCGCTGGTCGAAATTGACGAAGCCGTATCCATCATCACCGAAGCGGCCGGCGAGGACGCCAACGTCATCTTCGGTTCGGTGATTGACGAAGCGCTCGAAGACAAGCTCATGGTCACCGTCATCGCCACCGGCTTTAATAAGCGCAACGTCGGTGCGCGTCGCCCGGCCATGCCGCAGTCCGCTTCGCGTCAACCCCAGCAGCAGACCGCGATGCGCATTCCCACGGGCATCACCGAAATTCGTGAGTACGACGAGCCCGCCTTCGTGCGCAAGGGTCTCTCCCTGACCACCAGCGACGACGACGACGCCTCGGGCCAGCGCATCGAGAAAAGCAATCCCGACCGTCCGGCATTTTTGCGGAAGATTATGGACTGA
- a CDS encoding T9SS type A sorting domain-containing protein, whose translation MPASVRRDSLALTVLNDGERYVLHWLVPPALSCMSFIIERRLSETYSFTSDTRWIEIGMEPGMCNLFEAVPYSFPDRSTTTGMKGIMQYRLSVRTEGGGELVSYSEVITLSVPDQLEIRDMYPQPASMQVQMSFLTSDADPVTVRIFDMTGTELRRTAFSVPRPGVQHHILDVSSLPAGIYVCASESRQSIAVRTFRVVR comes from the coding sequence ATGCCTGCATCCGTCCGAAGGGACTCCCTCGCGCTCACCGTGTTGAACGACGGAGAACGGTATGTCCTGCATTGGCTTGTACCGCCGGCACTGAGCTGTATGTCCTTTATCATCGAACGCAGACTATCGGAGACGTACAGCTTTACCTCCGACACGCGCTGGATCGAAATCGGGATGGAACCCGGGATGTGCAATCTGTTCGAAGCCGTGCCGTATTCTTTTCCCGATCGCAGTACCACAACCGGGATGAAGGGGATCATGCAGTACCGCTTGTCCGTCCGAACGGAAGGCGGCGGGGAACTTGTCAGTTACTCAGAGGTCATTACGCTGTCAGTTCCCGATCAACTGGAAATCCGCGATATGTATCCCCAGCCGGCGTCCATGCAGGTGCAGATGTCTTTTCTCACGTCTGACGCGGATCCTGTCACGGTGCGGATCTTTGACATGACCGGTACCGAACTGCGTAGAACAGCATTTTCCGTACCCCGGCCAGGCGTGCAACACCATATACTGGATGTGTCTTCCCTTCCGGCAGGGATCTATGTCTGTGCGTCGGAATCGCGGCAATCGATTGCGGTGCGCACATTCCGCGTTGTTCGATGA